In Arachis hypogaea cultivar Tifrunner chromosome 17, arahy.Tifrunner.gnm2.J5K5, whole genome shotgun sequence, a single window of DNA contains:
- the LOC112763506 gene encoding zinc finger BED domain-containing protein RICESLEEPER 1-like — protein sequence MLQGRVTRDGGAVTERVNGAGEKRVCAAESEEGRVALGNMQIGIRDGLKEIDDSVAKIRDAVKYVRSSNSRLARFKACIAQENIPHNTLVCLDVETRWNSTYLMLVAALKHQKAFELLEMQDKKFIDELNKGRGVPSFQDWDYAKSVLPFLEMFYDATLRISGSSYVTSNLYMKEVFALGRRIQQYRDDDDLSISLMASKMKAKYNKYWGNAKTINMLLLIAIVLDPCHKLDYVEWCLVNSFSVEVDGELKTNLSSCLHLLYNLYQGADEGNQDDTLSQPSASDKVKDIYDMGLYHRSTGRKSNLKSELDRYLNKTVSQMISLWIF from the exons ATGCTACAAGGGAGAGTGACGAGGGATGGCGGCGCGGTGACAGAGAGGGTTAACGGTGCGGGTGAGAAGAGAGTGTGTGCTGCAGAGAGTGAAGAAGGGAGAGTGGCGTTGGGGAATATGCAAATAGGGATTCGG GATGgattgaaggagattgatgatTCGGTTGCCAAAATTCGAGATGCTGTGAAGTATGTCAGATCTTCAAATTCAAGATTAGCTAGGTTTAAGGCATGTATTGCACAAGAGAATATTCCACATAATACTCTTGTTTGCCTAGATGTTGAAACGCGATGGAACTCTACATACTTAATGTTAGTAGCAGCCTTAAAGCATCAGAAGGCATTTGAGCTATTAGAGATGCAAGACAAAAAATTTATTGATGAATTAAACAAGGGAAGAGGGGTACCTTCATTTCAAGATTGGGATTATGCTAAGTCCGTCTTaccatttttagagatgttttacgATGCTACACTTCGCATCTCTGGATCCTCTTATGTCACTAGTAACTTATACATGAAAGAAGTGTTTGCTCTTGGAAGGAGGATTCAACAATATcgtgatgatgatgatttgagCATAAGTCTTATGGCAAGTAAGATGAAAGCAAAATACAACAAGTATTGgggaaatgcaaaaactattaacaTGTTGTTGTTAATTGCCATAGTTCTAGATCCCTGCCATAAGTTGGATTATGTTGAGTGGTGCCTAGTTAATTCTTTTAGTGTGGAAGTGGACGGTGAATTGAAGACAAATTTGTCTTCTTGTCTTCATTtactttataatttatatcaaggtGCAGATGAAGGAAACCAAGATGATACCCTCTCCCAACCGAGTGCAAGTGATAAAGTCAAAGACATTTATGATATGGGGTTATATCATCGATCAACCGGTCGCAAATCCAATCTTAAATCTGAGCTTGATCGTTATTTGAATAAGACTGTGAGCCAGATGATAAGCCTTTGGATATTCTAG